From Zhongshania aliphaticivorans, one genomic window encodes:
- the truB gene encoding tRNA pseudouridine(55) synthase TruB, which translates to MAKARKGRPINGILVLDKPPGRSSNGAMVVARAIYHATKAGHTGALDPLATGVLPVCFGEATKFSQYLLEADKEYRSTFVFGQQTDTGDSQGEILAEHDASNITAAQLEAQIDTLRGDILQVPPMYSALKRDGKPLYALARKGITVEREARPVTIREFELESFTAGPLAEAVVRVVCTKGTYIRSLAEDLGAALGVGAHVATLRRLQAGPFCEAQVVTTEAIQALRDAGDFEGLDALLLPISDALGHMNTLTLGDTAAYYLRQGQAVQVSGAPTEGMVVLSSNEGEFMGIGEILDDGRVTPRRLLSTMG; encoded by the coding sequence TTGGCAAAAGCTCGTAAAGGGCGACCGATTAACGGCATCTTGGTGCTGGATAAACCCCCTGGTCGTTCTTCTAATGGTGCGATGGTTGTCGCCCGCGCCATCTACCACGCTACTAAAGCCGGTCACACCGGCGCGCTTGATCCCTTGGCTACCGGTGTATTGCCGGTGTGCTTTGGCGAGGCGACCAAATTTTCTCAGTACTTACTGGAAGCGGATAAAGAATACCGCAGCACCTTTGTATTTGGTCAGCAGACTGATACCGGTGATTCCCAAGGTGAGATACTCGCTGAGCACGACGCTTCAAATATAACCGCCGCACAGCTTGAGGCTCAGATCGATACCTTGCGCGGTGATATTCTACAGGTGCCGCCAATGTACTCTGCGCTCAAGCGCGATGGTAAGCCCTTGTATGCCTTGGCGCGCAAGGGGATTACTGTCGAGCGTGAAGCGCGACCCGTGACAATTCGGGAATTTGAGCTAGAGTCATTTACTGCGGGGCCTTTGGCGGAAGCGGTGGTGCGGGTGGTGTGCACTAAAGGCACCTATATACGCTCGCTGGCGGAGGACTTGGGCGCCGCACTCGGGGTCGGGGCTCACGTAGCGACCCTGCGCCGTTTGCAGGCCGGGCCGTTTTGCGAGGCTCAGGTGGTGACGACTGAAGCGATTCAAGCACTGCGTGATGCTGGGGATTTTGAGGGGCTAGACGCCTTATTGTTACCCATTAGTGATGCGCTTGGGCATATGAATACCCTCACTCTTGGCGATACCGCTGCCTATTATTTGCGCCAGGGGCAGGCTGTTCAGGTTTCTGGTGCGCCTACCGAAGGCATGGTCGTGCTAAGCAGTAATGAGGGCGAATTCATGGGAATTGGTGAAATTTTAGACGATGGGCGAGTTACGCCTCGTCGTTTGCTTTCAACTATGGGATAA
- the rpsO gene encoding 30S ribosomal protein S15 gives MALSAVEKAEVVKDYQTAEGDTGSPEVQVALLTVNINKLQGHFEGHKKDHHSRRGLIRMVNQRRKLLDYLKRKNQERYSKLIKRLGLRR, from the coding sequence ATGGCATTATCTGCTGTCGAGAAAGCTGAAGTTGTTAAAGACTACCAAACCGCCGAAGGCGATACTGGTTCACCAGAAGTGCAAGTTGCACTGCTGACCGTCAATATTAACAAGCTACAAGGTCACTTCGAAGGCCACAAAAAAGATCACCACTCACGTCGTGGTTTGATCCGTATGGTTAACCAGCGTCGTAAATTGCTGGATTACCTCAAGCGTAAAAACCAAGAGCGTTACAGCAAGCTGATCAAGCGTTTAGGTCTGCGTCGCTAA